From a single Nostoc sp. MS1 genomic region:
- a CDS encoding DUF2499 domain-containing protein — protein MHVLSIPTWIIHVSSVIEWIAAIWLIWTYGELTGNRSWWGLSLAMLPALVSAMCACTWHYYDNSEALGWLVTLQASMTLVGNFTLWAAAVWIWRSAKIEARD, from the coding sequence ATGCACGTTCTCTCAATTCCCACTTGGATTATTCATGTTTCTAGCGTTATAGAGTGGATAGCGGCTATCTGGTTAATTTGGACTTATGGCGAACTCACTGGTAATCGTAGCTGGTGGGGATTGTCCCTAGCAATGTTACCTGCTTTAGTTAGTGCCATGTGTGCTTGTACATGGCATTATTACGACAACTCCGAAGCTCTAGGATGGTTAGTTACACTGCAAGCTAGTATGACTCTAGTTGGTAATTTTACCCTTTGGGCAGCAGCAGTATGGATTTGGCGTTCTGCGAAAATAGAGGCTAGAGATTAG
- a CDS encoding DUF3593 domain-containing protein — MSKETLFALSLFPYLGFLWFINRSKLMPRLSLYGFYGTLIFVGVTIPAGIYAKVHYGEELANVDWLHGGAEVFLTLSNILVVLGFAQAVRQLKTKS; from the coding sequence ATGTCTAAAGAAACCCTATTTGCCCTTTCCTTATTTCCCTATTTGGGTTTCTTGTGGTTTATCAACCGCAGTAAACTAATGCCACGTTTATCACTTTATGGATTTTACGGTACTCTCATTTTTGTCGGTGTGACTATTCCAGCCGGGATTTATGCCAAAGTTCATTATGGTGAAGAGTTAGCAAACGTAGATTGGTTACATGGTGGTGCAGAAGTCTTTTTGACACTTTCTAATATCCTAGTTGTGCTGGGTTTCGCGCAAGCCGTTAGACAATTAAAAACGAAAAGTTAA
- the hisA gene encoding 1-(5-phosphoribosyl)-5-[(5-phosphoribosylamino)methylideneamino]imidazole-4-carboxamide isomerase, with product MDVIPAIDLLEGRCVRLYQGDYDRSQVYSENPADVAKQWVDQGATRLHIVDLDGAKAGKVVNLKAIEAIAQAISVPIEIGGGLRDRSSVEQVFNLGVRWAILGTVAVEQPQLVQELCQQYPEQIIIGIDARNGLVATRGWLETSEVLATQLAVQMQELGAAAIIYTDIHRDGTLQGPNLDALRELATAISIPVIASGGVSSVTDLLSLLALEPQGVKGVIIGKALYTGDISLKEALQAIGPGRIQDIPPNLDFSSFA from the coding sequence ATGGACGTAATTCCAGCAATTGATTTACTTGAGGGTCGTTGTGTGCGACTCTATCAAGGCGACTACGATCGCTCACAAGTTTATAGTGAAAATCCTGCTGATGTTGCTAAACAGTGGGTAGATCAAGGTGCAACCAGACTACATATAGTCGATTTAGATGGTGCAAAAGCAGGTAAAGTAGTAAATCTCAAAGCAATTGAAGCGATCGCACAAGCAATTTCTGTACCCATTGAGATAGGTGGAGGATTGCGCGATCGCTCTAGTGTGGAACAGGTGTTTAATTTAGGTGTACGTTGGGCAATTCTTGGGACTGTGGCTGTAGAACAACCCCAGCTTGTCCAAGAACTCTGTCAACAATACCCCGAACAAATTATTATCGGTATTGATGCCCGTAACGGATTAGTAGCCACTCGCGGTTGGTTGGAAACCTCAGAAGTTTTAGCCACCCAACTAGCTGTACAAATGCAAGAACTAGGTGCAGCCGCAATTATTTACACAGATATCCACCGTGATGGCACACTACAAGGCCCCAATTTAGACGCATTGCGAGAATTAGCGACCGCCATTTCCATTCCTGTAATTGCATCTGGTGGCGTAAGTTCTGTCACCGATTTGTTAAGTTTGTTAGCGTTGGAACCCCAAGGTGTCAAAGGTGTGATTATCGGGAAAGCTCTGTATACTGGTGATATTAGCTTAAAAGAAGCATTGCAGGCGATCGGACCAGGACGTATACAAGATATTCCACCTAACTTAGATTTCTCCTCCTTCGCCTAG
- a CDS encoding serine/threonine protein kinase, translated as MIGKLLDHRYQVIRVLATGGFGQTYIAEDTRRPGNPTCVVKHLKPATSDPKVFETAKRLFHSEAETLENLGHHEQIPRLLAYFDENQEFYLVQEFIDGHTLTQELIPGNRWIESQVIHLLQEILSILEFVHNQGVIHRDIKPDNIIRRTTDNKLVLVDFGAVKQLRTQMVTVGGQSTATVVIGTPGYMATEQGQGKPRANSDIYALGIIAIQALTGIAPTELQEDPQTGELIWRHLVNVNERLAAVLNKMVRYHFKDRYQSATEALQALQDAINPVPVVVSSTSVTSFNHPSYQPAKPSSPVSRQQTVAVAPAHQVVSQPARQDTNKSDPLPLLIGIVLAGGAAALVANLYPNVKNFAANVFSNDDTGNKCLAVVAGNSNIRSEPSSINTDTVLQTVGVNTSYEVTGKRTKRGWVEIKLKSGRLAWAHSDVIVNKAEWPACLRDRQIAIKTVDDSTLIATRPQPEPKPRSETIINPAPEPDSQPTEQAQPPVDRSKIVEQARQKYDSGDLVGAIAMLRSIPANASAGIKETAAIINQWQQDWQKADALSNDINKALENGQWDKVLEYKNHPEKLPNIKYWRDKLEPVFKEAAENVAKQALPKTENPQEENHPAQETPKTEEPSVDETPTPQEISPQGGY; from the coding sequence ATGATTGGCAAGCTATTAGATCACCGATACCAAGTAATTAGAGTCCTGGCTACGGGAGGATTCGGACAAACTTACATAGCCGAAGATACTCGACGACCTGGTAATCCTACTTGTGTAGTCAAGCACCTCAAACCCGCCACCTCTGACCCCAAAGTTTTTGAGACAGCCAAACGCCTCTTTCACAGCGAAGCCGAAACTTTAGAAAATCTCGGTCATCATGAACAAATCCCCAGATTACTTGCATATTTTGACGAAAACCAAGAGTTTTACCTAGTACAAGAGTTTATCGACGGACATACTCTGACGCAAGAACTTATCCCTGGTAATCGTTGGATTGAAAGCCAGGTAATTCATTTGTTACAAGAAATATTAAGTATTTTAGAGTTTGTCCATAACCAAGGTGTAATTCACCGCGACATCAAACCAGACAACATTATCCGCCGCACTACTGACAATAAATTAGTTTTGGTAGACTTTGGGGCGGTGAAACAATTGCGTACCCAAATGGTGACAGTGGGTGGTCAATCAACTGCTACGGTAGTGATTGGTACTCCTGGCTACATGGCTACAGAGCAAGGACAAGGTAAACCCCGTGCTAATAGCGATATTTATGCTTTGGGAATTATTGCCATTCAAGCTTTAACAGGTATAGCACCTACAGAGTTACAAGAAGACCCCCAGACAGGTGAACTCATTTGGCGGCACTTGGTGAATGTGAATGAGCGCCTAGCAGCAGTGTTAAATAAAATGGTACGCTATCACTTTAAAGACCGTTACCAATCTGCCACGGAAGCACTACAAGCCTTACAGGATGCCATCAATCCTGTTCCTGTCGTTGTCTCATCTACATCAGTAACATCTTTCAATCATCCCAGCTATCAACCGGCTAAACCATCATCTCCTGTATCCCGTCAGCAAACTGTAGCCGTTGCGCCAGCACACCAAGTTGTTAGTCAACCTGCACGCCAAGACACTAATAAATCTGACCCCTTACCCCTGTTAATAGGCATTGTACTAGCAGGTGGGGCTGCGGCTTTAGTGGCTAACTTATATCCCAATGTCAAAAATTTTGCGGCTAATGTGTTCAGTAATGATGACACAGGGAATAAATGCTTGGCTGTGGTAGCGGGTAATTCTAATATTCGTTCTGAACCTAGTTCGATTAATACTGATACTGTTTTACAAACAGTTGGTGTCAATACTAGCTATGAGGTTACAGGTAAACGGACAAAACGAGGTTGGGTAGAAATAAAACTTAAATCTGGTCGTTTAGCTTGGGCGCACTCAGATGTGATTGTGAATAAAGCAGAGTGGCCAGCTTGCCTACGCGATCGCCAAATTGCGATTAAAACAGTAGATGATAGTACTCTAATTGCCACTAGACCACAACCCGAACCCAAACCACGGTCGGAAACTATCATAAATCCAGCGCCAGAACCAGATTCTCAGCCAACCGAACAGGCACAACCCCCGGTAGACAGGAGTAAAATTGTCGAACAAGCCAGACAGAAGTATGATTCAGGGGATTTGGTAGGTGCGATCGCTATGTTAAGATCGATCCCAGCAAACGCTTCTGCTGGCATTAAAGAAACAGCCGCCATAATTAACCAGTGGCAACAAGATTGGCAAAAAGCTGATGCTTTATCTAATGACATCAACAAAGCTTTAGAAAATGGTCAATGGGATAAAGTTTTAGAATACAAAAATCATCCCGAAAAGTTACCTAACATTAAATACTGGCGAGATAAGTTAGAACCTGTATTTAAAGAAGCTGCCGAAAATGTAGCCAAACAAGCTCTCCCCAAGACAGAAAATCCGCAGGAGGAAAATCACCCTGCACAAGAAACCCCAAAGACTGAGGAACCATCTGTCGATGAGACACCTACTCCTCAAGAAATTTCGCCGCAGGGTGGGTATTAA
- the ppc gene encoding phosphoenolpyruvate carboxylase produces MSSVLYSLSESANFYPASELFLRHRLQIVEELWETVLRQECGQNMVDLLRQLRDLCSPEGQATKDQAVSAVKLIEQLNINEAIRAARAFALYFQLINIIEQEFEQRQQLTRYSEIEAETATLDSSENITSSSNHNEDDVIFNRGLGTDFLAKNWTHRGQNKQKGTFAALFPLLHKLNVPPQQIQRLISQLDVRLVFTAHPTEIVRHTIRDKQRQVVELLQQLDAVETRTNNGGGYPWEGSEIREKLLEEIRLWWRTDELHQFKPTVLDEVDYALHYFQEVLFDGIPQLYKRFNYALKQTFSWLEPPRKDFCSFGSWVGSDRDGNPSVTPEITWQTACYQRKMVLERYIKSVTQLIELLSISMHWSDVLPDLLESLELDQSQLSEVYDALALRYRQEPYRLKLAYVLKRLENTRDRNLALYKGETPTNEDSPMYRNGEEFLTELRLIQHNLTETGLSCRELDNLICQVEIFDFNLTKLDIRQESTRHSDALNEILEYLQILPQSYNELTEEERVAWLTKELQTRRPLISSELPFSDKTNDVIKTFRVVRSLQQEFGINICQTYIISMCRQVSDVLEVLLLAKEARLFDPAIAVGTIQVVPLFETVEDLQRSRSVMRQLFELPLYRALLAGGYAAFNGSQEIPPSPHLPLPLSSTILTPNLQEVMLGYSDSNKDSGFLSSNWEIHKAQKSLQEIAEEYGVNLRIFHGRGGSVGRGGGPAHEAILAQPGHSINGRIKITEQGEVLASKYSLLDLALYNLETITTAVIQASLLRTGFDDIEPWNEIMEELAVRSRQHYRDLIYEQPDFIDFFHQVTPIEEISQLQISSRPARRPSGKKDLSSLRAIPWVFSWTQTRFLLPSWYGVGTALQQFLLEEPEEHLKLMRYFYVKWPFFKMVISKVEMTLAKVDMQMAGHYVQELSDPEDKPRFEKVFEQIANEYYLTRDLVLKITDHSRLLDGDPVLQRSVQLRNGTIVPLGFIQVSLLKRLRQSKNNTATSGVIHSRYSKGELLRGALLTINGIAAGMRNTG; encoded by the coding sequence ATGAGTTCGGTTTTATACTCTCTATCTGAGTCTGCTAATTTCTACCCCGCATCCGAATTGTTTTTGCGCCATCGTCTGCAAATAGTAGAAGAGTTGTGGGAGACGGTGCTACGGCAAGAATGCGGTCAAAACATGGTAGATTTGTTGCGGCAGTTGCGTGATTTGTGTTCCCCAGAAGGACAGGCGACAAAAGACCAAGCCGTTTCTGCTGTCAAGTTAATTGAACAGTTGAATATTAATGAAGCTATCCGGGCGGCGAGGGCGTTTGCTTTGTATTTTCAGCTCATCAACATCATCGAGCAGGAATTTGAACAAAGGCAGCAATTGACCCGCTATTCTGAGATAGAAGCCGAAACAGCCACTCTTGATTCTTCAGAAAACATTACATCGTCATCAAACCATAACGAAGATGATGTAATTTTCAATCGTGGGTTAGGTACAGACTTCCTCGCTAAAAATTGGACTCATCGCGGACAAAACAAACAAAAAGGGACATTCGCCGCCCTATTTCCTTTGTTACATAAGTTGAATGTCCCACCCCAACAAATTCAACGCCTCATTTCCCAACTCGATGTCCGCCTAGTATTTACCGCCCACCCGACGGAAATTGTCCGTCACACCATCCGCGATAAGCAACGCCAAGTAGTAGAACTGTTGCAACAACTCGATGCGGTAGAAACTCGCACCAACAATGGCGGTGGTTATCCTTGGGAAGGGTCAGAAATTCGGGAGAAATTACTCGAAGAAATTCGCTTGTGGTGGCGGACAGACGAACTCCATCAATTCAAGCCGACTGTACTAGATGAAGTAGATTACGCTTTACACTACTTCCAAGAAGTTTTATTTGATGGCATTCCCCAACTGTATAAACGCTTCAATTATGCGTTAAAACAAACCTTCTCTTGGTTAGAACCACCAAGGAAAGATTTCTGTTCCTTTGGTTCCTGGGTAGGTTCTGACAGAGATGGAAACCCATCGGTAACACCGGAAATTACTTGGCAGACAGCTTGCTATCAACGCAAAATGGTGTTGGAGAGATATATCAAGTCTGTCACGCAATTAATTGAATTGTTAAGTATCTCCATGCACTGGAGTGATGTGTTACCAGATTTACTGGAGTCCTTGGAGTTAGACCAGTCCCAGTTAAGTGAAGTATACGACGCACTGGCGCTGAGATATCGCCAAGAACCCTATCGCCTCAAACTAGCTTACGTCTTGAAGCGGCTGGAAAATACCCGCGATCGCAATTTAGCATTATATAAGGGCGAAACCCCCACCAACGAAGACAGCCCCATGTACCGCAACGGGGAAGAATTTTTGACAGAGTTGCGACTAATTCAGCATAACTTGACGGAAACTGGTTTAAGCTGTCGAGAATTGGATAATCTCATCTGTCAAGTCGAGATATTTGACTTTAACCTGACAAAATTAGATATCCGCCAAGAATCAACCAGACACTCAGACGCTTTAAATGAGATTCTGGAATACCTGCAAATATTACCCCAGTCCTACAACGAACTAACCGAGGAAGAACGAGTTGCTTGGTTAACCAAGGAATTGCAAACCCGTCGCCCCTTGATTTCCTCAGAGTTACCATTCTCCGACAAAACTAATGATGTCATTAAAACCTTCCGCGTAGTGCGATCGCTACAACAAGAATTTGGCATAAATATCTGCCAAACCTACATCATTAGTATGTGTCGTCAAGTCAGCGATGTTTTGGAAGTGCTGCTACTCGCCAAAGAAGCCAGACTTTTTGACCCAGCGATCGCAGTCGGCACAATTCAGGTAGTACCATTATTTGAGACCGTCGAAGACTTGCAACGTTCGCGCAGCGTCATGCGCCAGTTATTTGAGTTACCTTTGTACCGCGCCTTACTCGCAGGCGGTTATGCAGCTTTTAACGGTAGCCAAGAAATTCCCCCATCGCCTCATCTCCCCCTCCCCCTATCCTCAACTATTCTCACCCCCAACCTCCAAGAAGTGATGTTAGGGTATTCTGACAGTAACAAAGACTCCGGCTTCTTAAGTAGCAACTGGGAAATTCACAAAGCCCAAAAATCTTTACAAGAAATCGCTGAAGAATATGGCGTGAACTTGCGGATTTTCCACGGACGCGGCGGTTCTGTGGGTAGAGGCGGCGGCCCAGCCCACGAGGCGATTTTGGCGCAACCAGGACACAGCATCAACGGGCGAATTAAAATTACCGAACAAGGGGAAGTATTAGCTTCTAAATACTCCTTGCTAGATTTAGCACTGTACAACTTAGAAACCATAACCACGGCTGTAATTCAAGCCAGCTTGTTGCGAACTGGGTTTGATGATATCGAACCTTGGAACGAAATCATGGAAGAATTAGCCGTGCGATCGCGTCAGCATTATCGTGATTTAATTTACGAACAACCTGATTTCATCGACTTCTTCCACCAAGTCACCCCCATTGAAGAAATCAGCCAACTGCAAATTAGTTCCCGTCCCGCCCGTCGCCCTTCTGGGAAGAAAGATTTAAGCAGCCTCCGCGCCATTCCTTGGGTATTTAGCTGGACACAAACCCGCTTCCTCTTACCTTCTTGGTATGGTGTGGGTACAGCCTTGCAACAGTTTCTCTTGGAAGAACCAGAGGAACATCTAAAATTGATGCGCTACTTTTATGTCAAATGGCCTTTCTTCAAAATGGTAATTTCCAAAGTAGAAATGACCTTGGCCAAAGTAGATATGCAAATGGCTGGTCATTACGTACAAGAATTATCTGACCCTGAAGATAAGCCCAGGTTTGAGAAAGTGTTTGAGCAAATCGCTAATGAATACTATCTCACCAGAGATTTAGTTCTCAAAATCACCGACCACAGCCGCCTCCTAGATGGCGACCCTGTACTTCAGCGTTCTGTACAGTTACGTAACGGTACAATCGTTCCGTTAGGGTTTATTCAAGTATCTCTCCTCAAACGCCTCCGCCAGTCTAAGAATAATACTGCAACCTCCGGTGTTATCCACTCCCGTTACAGCAAAGGCGAGTTACTACGCGGCGCACTATTAACCATTAACGGTATCGCTGCGGGGATGAGAAATACAGGTTGA